A genomic segment from Tuwongella immobilis encodes:
- a CDS encoding molybdopterin-containing oxidoreductase family protein, whose translation MQRQALTTVRAACPHDCPDTCAMLVSVNDDGQAVQLRGDPEHPYTRGFLCLKVANYLERTYHPERLPFPLRRVGPKGRGNFERISWEDAIAIIAEKLTAIAQSPDGPQAILPYSYAGTMGKLQECGLDRRFFHRLGASKLDRTICATAGAVGSQLTLGARPVIDPLQIRNSRYIINWGSNTSVTNSHLWALMHQARKAGAVIVTIDPYCSPTAQKSDWWIPIRPGTDAALALGIMHILFRDSLEDCEYLNDYCLGVPELRQRAMEYPPSRVSEITGIPVEDIERLANEYGTSQRERGGPALIRLNYGLQRHGGGGMAVRTICCLPAITGDWRHPGGGAMLSTSRLFPFNQAALERPELSPPGTRTINMVQLAEALHGELPGPPVKALVVYNCNPAAVAPDQSRVLAGLRRDDLFTVVLEQFPTDTVQYADIVLPATTQLEHLDLHGSYGHLYVLLNQPAIAPLAEAKPNTEIFRRLAKAMGFEPELFDVSDEQLVELALSGGAPEFAGITLERLRRDGLARLNLPETFLPFAEGKGFGTPSGKCEFFSETLAKQGFDPLPTYIPPHEDPQTRPELAARYPLQMICPPAPAFLNSTFVNVDSLRRHAGEPFVEIHPEDAEARGIQEGMMVRIFNDRGRFQAKAQIGDRVKRGVVVAFGIWWNRFTADGANCNTVTSTAITDLGGGATFFDNLVEIAPV comes from the coding sequence ATGCAGCGACAAGCGTTGACCACCGTGCGAGCGGCCTGTCCGCACGATTGCCCGGATACCTGTGCGATGCTGGTTTCGGTCAACGACGACGGCCAAGCCGTGCAATTGCGCGGCGATCCCGAGCATCCCTACACGCGGGGCTTTCTCTGCTTGAAAGTGGCCAACTATCTGGAACGCACCTATCACCCGGAACGGCTTCCATTTCCGCTGCGACGCGTCGGACCGAAAGGCCGCGGGAATTTTGAGCGAATCTCCTGGGAGGATGCGATTGCGATCATTGCCGAGAAGCTCACCGCGATCGCGCAATCGCCCGATGGCCCGCAAGCGATTTTGCCCTACAGCTATGCCGGCACCATGGGCAAACTGCAAGAATGTGGCCTGGATCGACGCTTTTTCCATCGCTTGGGCGCATCCAAACTCGATCGCACCATCTGCGCCACCGCCGGGGCCGTTGGCAGCCAACTCACATTGGGCGCGCGACCCGTGATTGATCCATTACAGATCCGCAACAGTCGATATATTATCAATTGGGGATCCAACACATCTGTCACGAATTCTCACCTGTGGGCTCTCATGCACCAGGCGCGAAAAGCGGGGGCGGTGATTGTGACCATTGACCCCTATTGTAGTCCCACGGCCCAGAAAAGTGATTGGTGGATTCCCATTCGACCGGGGACGGATGCCGCGTTAGCGTTAGGCATCATGCACATTTTATTCCGCGATTCTCTGGAGGATTGTGAGTATTTAAATGATTATTGCCTGGGTGTGCCGGAACTCCGTCAACGGGCGATGGAATATCCACCGTCACGAGTTTCGGAAATCACGGGCATTCCGGTGGAAGATATTGAACGGCTGGCAAATGAATATGGCACCAGTCAACGGGAACGGGGCGGGCCAGCGCTCATTCGCTTGAATTATGGCCTGCAACGGCACGGCGGCGGCGGCATGGCGGTGCGAACCATCTGCTGTCTGCCCGCCATCACCGGCGATTGGCGACATCCCGGCGGTGGGGCCATGCTCAGCACCAGTCGATTGTTCCCCTTCAACCAAGCCGCGCTCGAACGCCCGGAATTATCTCCACCAGGGACGCGCACCATTAACATGGTGCAACTGGCGGAGGCGCTGCACGGCGAACTGCCCGGCCCGCCGGTGAAGGCGCTGGTGGTCTACAACTGCAACCCGGCAGCCGTCGCTCCGGATCAAAGCCGAGTCCTGGCCGGACTGCGCCGCGACGATCTGTTCACGGTCGTTCTCGAACAATTTCCCACGGATACGGTGCAATACGCCGATATTGTGCTGCCTGCGACCACGCAGTTGGAGCATCTCGACCTGCATGGATCGTATGGGCATCTGTATGTGCTGCTCAATCAGCCCGCGATTGCGCCGTTGGCCGAAGCCAAGCCGAATACGGAAATCTTCCGCCGATTGGCGAAGGCGATGGGATTCGAGCCGGAATTGTTCGATGTTTCGGATGAACAGCTCGTGGAATTGGCGTTATCCGGCGGCGCACCCGAATTTGCCGGGATCACCCTGGAGCGATTGCGGCGCGATGGGTTGGCCCGACTCAATCTGCCGGAGACATTCCTGCCGTTTGCGGAAGGCAAAGGCTTTGGCACGCCCTCGGGCAAATGCGAATTCTTCAGCGAGACACTCGCCAAACAGGGCTTCGATCCGCTGCCGACGTACATTCCACCGCATGAAGATCCGCAGACGCGGCCCGAACTGGCCGCCCGGTATCCCCTGCAAATGATCTGCCCCCCTGCCCCGGCGTTCCTGAATTCCACATTCGTGAATGTCGATTCGCTCCGTCGCCATGCTGGGGAGCCGTTCGTCGAAATCCACCCCGAGGATGCCGAAGCACGCGGCATTCAAGAAGGAATGATGGTTCGAATCTTCAACGATCGTGGGCGATTCCAGGCGAAAGCCCAAATCGGCGACCGCGTCAAGCGGGGAGTGGTCGTCGCATTTGGCATCTGGTGGAACCGCTTCACCGCCGATGGAGCCAACTGCAACACCGTCACCAGCACCGCCATCACCGACCTGGGCGGCGGCGCAACCTTCTTCGATAACCTCGTTGAAATCGCTCCCGTGTGA